AGATGAACTGTGAATCGAGGTGGCAACGATTATTTCACGTTTCATCTTTTCTGCACCACACAATTACTTGTCCCCGCCGAAAATCTTATTACCCCTAATTCTGTTACTGGTTTTAGTAATAAGGTTACCGCCTTCGGTAGAAATGGACAAAACGAATTACTTGATTATATTGGAAGACCACTATGTTTTTCATCATTAACTTCTGTATGGGTTCTGTAACGACTAAAAAATTTACGGGCATCAGAAAAGTATATTGTCAGGTATCCGTTTTAGTAAAacagatttgtaaatatttattaaaaatatttacgaagttagttatgtgataaattaggttttggttaggagaatttgtttaaattaaggttaattagctacaagaattaaattgaataaagtatgaaagtttaattatagattaaagaaaaactaaAGAGGCTAAATAGACAATTATGCTTATTTCTAAAGTTGAGGCGGTTTACATGtgaaatatcaaaatatttttaattaaaaatatatattatattatattatattatattatattatattatattatattaacttaataaataagtatgttattatattttattattattaataaataaacCTAGTGAAAAATGTATGGTAATGAAATTATgtgtaataatatatatacacttgtaatacatttatatattgtattatatatttacttattatttaagtaaagatatttaatattattatattatattattatgtaaaataaacaaataaaagaaatgaaacagAATAGAAATTGAAGCAAAAcggagaagaaaagaaggaaagaaaggaaagaaagaaaaaggaaaattaggGTTCTaagaatttaaattcaaattggtaagtttatttaattccttttcttataattttgagttttatgatcttagaacaaaatactactaggtatatgttgaaaatttaaagtTAGTAGATTTTTTGGATATagtttatgttgaattaattgatgaattaatgattgaGTTGATAGAAATTCAAATTAGAATtgggaaaggattaaattgtagaataagttataagttttatgtaatagggactaaattgtaaaaaattgaaattagggttttgtgaTGAAAATTTGGGGTTAAGTTAAGTTATAAGTAGAAATTAAGTGAAAATaaagtataaattgtgatagaaatgaaaaataattttagttagggattaaattgaaattaaggtaaaatttgaatagaaattttaaatatttgatgtgaattgatattgtgttgatgattgaaaattattttaaattttcgtAGCTAATATTGTGCCGGAGATATCGGCcaagaaaggaaaggaaaagattgacGAGAAGTAAATCGAGAAATCACGGTTTGTATTACTGTAATTtgaatttagttattatttatttttgaattttaattaatgtgtGTGGTAAGTGGAATTAAGGTAAGAAATGATATtgatttatgaattatgtgaatatacgaatgtatattgattggaaattgaaagtgatttgaattgaattaaataagtTATTTTGATGTTGAATTGAAAATATGAGAATTTGGGATTGGTGTGAATTTGATTGAAATTGGATTAAGAAAGTGAAttggaaaccctattaactagtcgggctaagtcggatatagttggcatgccataggattggaagtgttcaggtacttcgaccttgagtcgatgaggcattATATGTGTCGTAATATTGCTTCGGATAATTCCAATAAGGCACTATGTGTCGTATTATTGCTTCAGATTAAATCCGATGAGGTACTAGGTACCGATTCACTTCGGCAAGGCCGATGAGGCACAaggtgccgtactggtgtgtttggttggatccgtgtatccgtcaaagccTGAGTCAagttaataagggtaaatgaaCGAATTGGAAATTAGAATTGACATTGAATGAATTGATAAACCGAATGATTATGTATATGAAATGGATTGAGATACCGGAATGAGAAGTTAGAATGAAATGAATTGAATTTAATGAAATAGTATATGAGTTTAATTGAATACAACTTATGAAATGGTTATTGAAAGATTAATTGTGTAAATTGAATATGCATAatttactatattatttataaatttgaattatagtaataccattgAGTGTATATACTCAGTGTacagtttgtttccgtgcgcaggataGTTGAAGTCAAAAGTTTCGGTTCAGCATCCAAGCAAATACCGAACTCAACAAAGTGGTGATGTATATTATCTAttgtaaaatggcatgtacctaggttgattGTATaggtcattttgaaatatgattgTAAATGGTGTTATAAATTGACTTTGGAAGGTTATATACAATATAAATGAAATACTAAGAttatgaaattatttaaattggattGAATAAAATCAATTGAATTGATTTGGAATTGGATTGAATAAAATCAATTGAATTGATTTGGATAATACATATGATAATGAATAAACCTTGATTAGGTCTTTAGGTTGTGGTTTTTGACATAATTTAGGTGTATTTGAACTTATATTGGATTGGTTAAAAGATTTGTTTATGAGTTACTTGTGGTTTAAGAATTGCAAGGTTGAGTTACTTGATGTAAAAGGCTCATTTtaagtccacacgggcgtgtgacccctaaaCTTAggaaaaactttgaaattttacaaaaaaattctCTAAGCTTCCAATtgagtcccgatttgtttctaatatATGTTTTGGACTTTGACGGCTCATTAAAGGGACGTTATAAATAAACTGCAATATGTATGTAGAATAATTATGTGTTTGCTCATATTGTTCTGAACtttctggtaatgtctcgtaaccctgtttcgacgacggataagggttagggagTGTTACAGGTTTTTATAGAGTATCCTCATCTGATGGGATGAAACTTGTTGTCGTGCCCACATAACCACTGTCAACTAGGGCCCCAGTTATGCTCCATCCCTTGACAACCCGAGACCATATAATCACTGCCAACTGGGACCTTAAGTTGCAATACGATCTGGCTTATCAGGTGATGATTTTATACTCACATGGCAGATGAAATTTGTAGGTCACCGAGCTCCAGAATATCACCGTAAATTCATACATACCTTAAAACTATAATAATGTCTATCTTAAACACAGacaaaaataaatctataaactTTTAATTTCCAATCGcaagaaaaaataattttcaaaaaagtGAAAACGTGCCCTGTAGGATGCATTTTCATTTCTCTCTCCAAAAACAACATATCcatgtaaatataaaaaaatggtaaatctttaatttttttttttaaattagcatATATGTTTAATTCGACCCCATTTCTCAATCCATTTTATAGAAAAGCTTACTTGCTCAACTCTTTTAAATTAAATTGTTGCTTTAACAGTGGTGACGCCAACTTTTGGGGTGGCCATGATTTTTTTACATTTTgtatagttttattttatttttaatttcagtcTATTGTGATTTTGtccacattttcataattttatgttGTCAATAGtttagttgttttattttgtttacattttttatggtttttatttttaacatatatgtAAGATTTGCCAATATAAGCATGTTGCTAAATCTATTAATAATCATTCTCAAAAGACTTTATCATGATAAATACTGATAGTGATAGATTTGAGATGATAAGGAGGATATGTTATCTCATACTTGACATTTTGGGTACCATTGATGTGATAGGTCTATAGGGCTTTTGACATTTTGTTTATTGGTGTCCATCGTCAGGTTGATTTGATGATGGCAATGttagaatataaattttaacaatttaattaaattgatgtatatttaatttattttaaattattccaTGTTTCTAAATTATTCTAGTATTGTAATTATTGTCAATTtacctttttttaaaattattttgtaaacataatatttatatattaatttgtaATGGTTTATTTATCTTTAGTATCATATATaatgtatttatatttttattattcataATTCCTATTAATAAcaatattttattaaaagatCTCTTTTATTCTGTATgtacataaaattatatatcataaatcaagtttttaaaacttttaaaactaGAAAGTGTTGAGCATAGGGAAAGATCATAGATTTCAAATTGTCTTGGTCACGAAACTTGAATATTGActataaaaagtttttaaaattggATCCGCAATAAAATCATCAAATTTTGGTTTCATCACTCATTAGTacgattttaattaaataaattattaagatttttataaaattttaaagaattaagaaataaagaaattcgGTTGAAGAATCTGTTGAATTAGTTTTTTACTCGATTCAATCTGTTACTAGTGATTCGTCTGAAACTCGATTCAGAATTCATCCTACAAGCATGCGTcagtaaaacaaaatttaaaaaaaaaaaaagaggtgaAAAAAGACTTCAATTAATCCTAAACTCGTGAAATTTGTCAGCAAATCGTAATCCTTCCCAAGCAGGAAAGCAAGCAAGCAAGCTTCTCTCCCTTCTCTTTGTTTATCTCTTTCCCTCATATTTCACTGCCTGTTTAACCCTTTCTCTTGTATATAAGTTTACTTCATATTTCCTTCTCCGATTATACTATTCTTTGGTGGGGGTTAGGTTTGTTTGTTTTCCTGAAGTAGCTCAATTTCGATCGTATCTCTGGTACGTTTGTTCcgatttttttctttcatttctcgATAGGGTTCTGCGTCCCTCTACTGTTTGTGTGTCTCTGTGTgtgattatttttcaaattattgaCGATTGATTCTTGGTATTTCGCAGTTCTATTTTCGTTGTGCTTATTTGTAGCCGGTGATCTTAGTTTCTCGGTTATTTGGTTGTTTGTTTTGGAATCGAAATTGATTatcattgtttttaatttattttatattttgtgtGATCGGCTATATGATTACTGTTATATTCGTGGGAAGTGACATTGTTTTAATGATACTTTGCGCTTGTTGTTGCTGCTTTCTTTTTTGCTCAAGACTCTGTTGTTCGTTTTTTACCTGCTTAGCTTGTTGTTTCGGTATTTAATTTTTCTGTATGGAAGTTTCTTGTTGCTGAGTTTTTGTTTGTCAATTTTCACGGTAGGATTCCAGTTAATTGTTGTGGTTTTGATTCTTTGATTTTCCAAGTtgctgatatatatatttttttaatatgctTTTACAGATTTTAATATTGAATAAATCTGAACTCCTATTGCTTAACGATGGAAAACAAGACCATTGGATTGGACAAGGGATGGGATTATATGCAGAAGGAAATCACAAAGCTGAAGAGGATTTTGGAAGGACTGCCAGAGCCTCCGTTTACCTCAGAAGAACATATGATGCTTTACACGTATTCCCCGTTACACATTTTAAGTTTTCTTGCTTGTTTTCGGAGCTGCTTATTTATTTAAtcatctgttttttttttatcgTTGTCATGGTTTCCTTAATTTGAACTACTACAGGACTATCTACAACATGTGTACTCAAAAGCCACCTCATGATTATTCTCAACAGCTTTATGACAAGTATAGAGAGGCATTTGAAGAATATATTACTTCAACGGTAAGGAATATCTGTTATGTCACAATCATTTTGGTTGCTCACTACTGATCTATGTAGACAGACTAGAGGCTTTGTTTTAATGCTATGATAGTGATGATAGTACTGCAATTGTTCCCGTCTTTTTGAAATCTAATAGAAATCCTTATTATTGTATAAAGGGATTTTTCCAACATCTCTTTTAATTCCTATGCCTGGGACCAAAAAGGATGCCATGTTTCATTTATTCTGTTTAAGCTTCTATATGCAGGAACTTTGGTTGCATTTGTTTGACGATGTATGGGTTATACTATTGTTTAAAGATTGTAGTTACTCTTTTGCTTTGTTGATGGGTTTTTAGGCTTGTGGTTTTATTGTTGGATACTGTGTAAATTCTCTTTTTAATAGTATTCTTCTCAGTAGAAACCCTAGGAAAGCTATTTATCCATCATCTTCCTTGTTTGATAAAGATGGATTTTGTCTCACATTTCCtccttttttttgaaaaataaaaataaaaataaaaatcaggtATTGCCATCTTTAAGAGAGAAGCACGATGAGTTCATGTTGAGGGAGCTTGTTAAAAGATGGGCGAACCATAAAGTAATGGTCAGGTGGCTATCACGCTTCTTTCATTACCTTGATCGCTACTTCATTGCATGAAGATCACTCCCCACACTTAATGAAGTTGGGCTTACCTGCTTCCGAGATCTGGTTTGTTATTAATTATTCTAGTGACGCCTTTACTGAATACTGCTTATGCTGTGATAGTTGGATTTTGAGAACTGTACTGCCCATTGTTTCAAATATAGTTTCAACTGATAGTCTATGATCTGTTTTAATAATTTCAGGTATATCAAGAAGTGCATGCTAAAGTCAAAGATGCTGTGATCACCCTTGTAAGTTTACATCATTGCATCATGGTTAATCATTTTAGGTTGcattttcaataaaaatgaaGAGGAATTATTACTTTGTTTCAGATTGATAAAGAACGTGAGGGAGAGCAGATAGACCGAGCATTACTGAAGAATGTCTTAGACATTTTTGTTGAAATTGGCATGGGACAAATGGATCGTTATGAAGATGACTTTGAAGCAGATATGCTTCAGGATACTGGTGCTTACTATTCACGGAAGGCATCAAGCTGGATTGAGGAAGATTCTTGTCCGGATTACATGTTGAAGGCAAGTGCTTAAGTTTTATTGCATTTGTTTACTTTAGGTAATAAGTTTTTTACCCTGATTAACCTTGATGGTTCTAACAGTTTTTACTTTAATGATAATTTCAGTCTGAGGAATGCCTAAAGAAGGAAAGGGATAGAGTGTCACATTACCTGCATTCAAGCAGTGAGACAAAATTGTCAGAGGTTAGTTGAATGGTTGGAAATTCATGGCTTTATGAAGATATGTTTCTATGATCTTAAGTGTGGCTTGATTGTGCACTTTCTTATTCGTGAAGGGATCTTTTTATTTGTCTTACACTAAAGGTAACTCAAATTGTTGGTGTTTAACATGTGAAAGTTGTCACTAAGATGTTACAAGAATTCTCTTTTGGACATAAGATCTGattgttttatttgttttcttcAAATTATCGGTTGCATGTTTCTGACATATCCAATCACATTAAATGATGTGATAAGAATTAATAGAGTTCCTATGAAGACAGCTCTATAATCCATGGGGCATTATATTTATAAATGTTTGTTCTTATCCAGAAAGTGCAAAATGAGTTGTTGGTTGCATATGCAAATCGTCTACTAGAAAAGGAGCATTCAGGATGTAGGCCCTTGCTTAGAGATGACAAGGTATTGTTCAAACTTTTTCCTTTGCCAGCATTACTTACTATTATGGCTGTTTGCTTTGGCAAATGTGTTGGAATTCCTAAGATTAAGGACAGAAAACTTACCTTATTACTAGGAGTTGCCTTGTAAATAGAAACTAATCTCAGTCACTGATTCTTAGGAAGTTACTGTTTTTTTAGGGATTGTTTCCTTGTTTGTGTTAATTCCTCTCTTTATAGCTATAAACTAATTAGCAGGATGATAACAATCTTTTCTCTAAGTTTGTTCATGGTATCAGAGCTTTAGGATTCATTCGATCCTGCTTATTTGTTTCTAATCTCCCTTCCTAAAAATCCCTCCGATTTAGTCCTTCTCCCATGGGTGACGTCAATGAAACTCTGTCTGAAACTGAGACTTCACAAATAACTTAGAATGTCAATCAAAGAATCACTCAAGGTGAACTTAATTCCTCCTTTATAATCACCAATCATCGGCTAGATGGGAAGAACTTCTTGCAATGGTCTCAGTCGGTCCTTGTGGTGATTCGTGGTCGTGGCAAATTAGGGTGCATCAATGGAGAAATTCCACGACCAACCACAGCTGACCCGACTTATGCCACTTGGGAACTCAACAACTCGGTTGTAATGGCTTGGCTAATTAATTCGATGGAAGGCCATATAAGCCGCACTATCTCCTTTTCAAAACTGCAAAAGACACTGCGGATCTTGGAAACGCCTCCCAAGTATTTGAGATCAAGCTTAAGTTAAAGGATATCCAACAAGGGACACTCGAAGTAACTCACTACTACAAcaatctgaaaattttgtggcagGAACTGGATATGTACTATGAGGCAGATTGGGTTGAAGGCTTGGAACACACCAAGTTTATGACTCACCTCAACAATGAACGTCTTTATGAGTTTCAAGCAGGACTGAACCGTGAGTTAGATGAGGTCCGTGGCCGAATTCTGGGCCAACCATCGCTGAAGCATTTGCAGAAGTTAGAAGAGAAGAAAAGGGCCGTCTTGTCATGATGGGAGACTCAAAGGAACCTAAACCTATGACACCTCTTGGCAACCGGCCTACTGAGACCTCTGCCCTCATCTCCAGAGGTCCACAACCACAAAAACCACGTGCTGGAAATGATTCTGGATCAAACAGGCCATGGTGTAATCACTGCAACCGTGTTGGTTATACAAAAGAAAAGTGCTTCAAACTCCATGGCTatcgtaaaaaaaaaaagaaggataaTAAGACTGCCCTGTTATCCTCCACTGCTGCAGATGATGGTCTCGATGTTCGCCTAACCAAAACCCAACTTGAGACTCTCCATAAGATACTTGGTACTTCCACTGCTCATGGATCTCTAGCCACCCAAGGTACTGGCCTCAATATTGCCTTTGAATCTAATAATCAATCCTCTTGGATACTCGATTCGGGTGCCTCCGATCACATGACAGGTAACTCCACTTTGTTTCACACTTACACCCCTTGTCATGACAAGTCCCGAATCCGCATAGCTGATGGTTCTTACTCACCTGTGGCTGGAGTAAAAGAAGAACAAATAACAGAGAATTTTTCTCTCGATAAAGTCTTACATGTGCCAAACTTGTCCTGCAATTTACTTTCAATCAGTAAACTTACTAAGGATGAAAAAGTTCTTGCTAAATTTTCTGCAATTGGTTGTGTGATACAGGAACAGAAACCGGGGAGGATGATTGGCactgctaaagttgatgatggaCTATATGTTTGGAATAAAGACAGCACAGAAGGAGGATTGGCTCTATCCACTTCAAAAGAGGACACGATTATGTTATGGTACCGTAGGTTAGGGCATCCAAACTTTTTGTATTTGAAGAAACATCTTTTGCTGTTATTTCGAAATAAAAGTATTAATTCCTTGAAGTGTGAAATTTGCCAACTATCCAAACATACCCGTGTGCCATACCCATTAAAACCATATATCCAGTCCCAACCATTTTCATTAATCCACAGTGACCTATGGGGGGCCAGCCGAGTGAAAAATATTACTGGGGCTAAGTGGTTTATAACATTCATTGATGATCACAGTAGGGTCTATTGGGTCTATCTCCTCAAAGAAAAATCCGAAACACCCAAAGAATTCCAAAATTTTCACTCAATGGTTTGAACCCAGTTCAACTCTACCATACATACTCTCCACACTGACAATGGGAGAGAATACTTTAACTCTGTCCTAAGCCCATACCTTTCTGACCAAGGCATCATACACCAAAGCTCTTGTCCTGACACTCCTTAACAAAACGGGATCTCCGAGAGAAAAAATCGTCATTTCATTGCTGTGGCTCGAGCCATAATGTTCACCATGAAAGTTCCAAAATACTTGTGGGGAGAGGCTATCCTCACTGCTTGCTATTTCATAAACCGAATGCCATCAAAGGTCCTTAATTTCCAAACACCTCTAAATACCCTTCTAAAGGCCTTTCCTCTATTTCATATTCCTAATCTTCCAGCCAAAATATTCGGTTGCAAAGCTTTTGTCCGTAGccatcaaccaaatcaatccaAACTTGATCCTCGAGCCCACAGCTGCATCTTCATTGGATATTCCCCCACACAAAAAGGCTATAAGTGTTACTCATCAACCTTGTGCCGAATGTTTGTCTCTCGGGATGTTACCTTTTTTGAAAATGAACCATACTTTGCAGCATCTCATTTTCAGGGGGAGACTTTCAATGAAGATGAGACCTTTAATACTCTTCTCATTATACCTCATGATCCTACCACTACTATCACAAACAAGCCTAACAACCAAGGTGCTATGGTAATCCCAGATTTAGATACTGTTTCCCCTGTGCAGCAAGAAGTTAGCACGATCCTTCCCAATAACAATACCACCACCGAAGTGCAACAGCCCCCTAATCAAGGATAATAGCAAAAACAGGTTCTCGAAATACAGGTTTACTCTCGACGGAATCGTTCTCCTAAAACTGATACAGTAGTGCCAATTGCATCCCCAACTGAGGACTGTTCCGAAACAGAAGTCTCACCTCCGTCACCATCCATCTATCTTCCAATTGCAGTTCAAAAGGGCACAAAGAGCTGCACTCAACACCCTATTTCTCGATTTGTGTCCTATGGAAATTTATCTAAGTCTTACTCAAGTTTTGTGACTAATTTTGATTTTGTAAAAACTCCAAAAAATAAAGAAGAGGCTCTTGAATCAGTTGAGTGGAGGCAAGCTGTGATGGAAGAAATGAAGGccctaaaaaataataaaacatggGAAGTCTCGGATCTACCTGAGGGAAAAAAACAGTAGGATGCAAATGGATCTTCACTACGAAATTTAAACCCGATGGCCGTATTGATCGATACAAGGCTCGACTTGTGGCTAAGGGCTTCACCCAAACTTATGGTCTTGACTACGACGAGACGTTTGCACCGGTTGCCAAGCTAAACACCATTCGAGTCCTCCTATCTCTTGCTGCCAACCTTGATTGGCACTTGACTCAATTGGATGTAAAGAATGCTTTCCTCAACGGGGAATTAAATGAGGAAGTGTACATGGATTTCCCACCCGGGTTTGAAGAAAGCAAGGGCCAAGTGTGTAAGTTGAATAAGTCCTTGTATGGGTTGAAACAATCTCCACGGGCGTGGTTCAGCCGATTTGCAAAAGCTATGACCAGCAGAATTACATTCAAGGCGCAAAGCGCACCACACCATGTTCTACAAGCACTCGGAAAAGGGAAAATGCTGCATCCTCATCGTTTATATGGACGATATAATATTAACAGGAGATGACTCAAGCGAAATTGTGAGGCTGAAAGAATTCCTTGGTACAGAGTTCGAGCTTAAAGACTTAGGGAATCTTAAATACTTTCTTGGTATGGAGGTAGCAAGGTCCCAAACAGGTATTTCCATCTCCCAAAAGAAATATGTTCTTGATCTATTGTCAGAAGTTGGTTTGATGGGATGCAAACCAGCCGAAAATCCTATGAAATCTAACCTTAAATCGGGAACTGATAAGGATGGAGAAGAAATCGACAGGGGGAGATATCAACGACTAGTGGGAAGACTCATCTACCTATCTCACACCCGTCCAGACATAGCCTTTAGTGTAAGTGTTATCAGTCAGTACATGCATGCCTCTAAGGAGAAGCACTTGGAAGCTGCATATAGAATATTAAGGTATCTGAAAGGAACTCCTGGTAAAGGCCTGCATTTCAAGAAAACTGCCAACCAGAATGTGGAAGTCTACACTGATGTAGATTGGGCGGATTCTGTTAACGATAGACGCTCTACAAGTGGCTATTGTAGTTATGTTTGGGGTAACCTCGTGACGTGGAGAAGCAAAAAACAGTCTGTTGTAGCACGCAGCAGTGCAGAGGCAGAGTATCGAGCACTATCTCATGGTATATGCGAAGGAGTTTGGATACAAAGACTTATGGGGAACTAAAAGTGCCTTACACCAGGCCTATGAAGATGTACTGTGACAACCAGGCAGCTCTCAACATAGCACATAATCCTGTGCATCACGATCGCACCAAACATGTGGAAATAAATCGCCactttataaaagaaaaaatacacTCAGGAGAAGTGTGCATCACCTACCTACCTACTAGACAACAAGTTGCAGACGTGTTAACTAAAAGTTTGAACAGAAACATGTTTAAGGAACTTATTGGCAAGCTGGGTTTGATAAACATCTACACTccagcttgagggggagtgttgGAATTCCTAAGATTAAGGACAGAAAACTTACCTTATTACTAGGAGTTGCCTTGTAAATAGAAACTAATCTCAGTCACTGATTCTTAGGAAGTTACTGGTTTTTTAGGGATTGTTTCCTTGTTTGTGTTAATTCCTCTCTTTATAGCTGTAAACTAATTTGCAGAATGATAACAATCTTTTCTGTAAGTTTGTTCAAAATGCATACATTAGATACTTATTTGGCGTTGTTTACACTCTGTAGGTGGAGGATCTTTCTAGGATGTACAGGCTTTATTGTAAAATACCTCGAGGCTTGGATCCTGTTGCTAACATATTCAAGCAGGTTTGAATTCTCTCTTTACTCTATTCTGCGAGCTAAATGGGCATCTTTCTCATATTACTTCTCTTCTTGTTCAGTGATCAACTGAATTAAATcctaaacaaaaaaagaaagaagagaaaaaccattaaaaaaataaaaaaacacttAAAGCATTCACACAGGTATTTTGTTTTTGCAGCATATTACTGCTGAGGGTACTGCCTTGGTTCAACAGGCAGAAGATGCTACTAGTAACCAGGTCAATTTTATTATTATCCT
Above is a genomic segment from Gossypium arboreum isolate Shixiya-1 chromosome 8, ASM2569848v2, whole genome shotgun sequence containing:
- the LOC128279387 gene encoding uncharacterized protein LOC128279387, whose translation is MMGDSKEPKPMTPLGNRPTETSALISRGPQPQKPRAGNDSGSNRPWCNHCNRVGYTKEKCFKLHGYRKKKKKDNKTALLSSTAADDGLDVRLTKTQLETLHKILGTSTAHGSLATQGTETGEDDWHC